One Niabella beijingensis DNA window includes the following coding sequences:
- a CDS encoding glycosyl hydrolase family 95 catalytic domain-containing protein, with the protein MRKVSAIITGLFFILSASGQAVKPAGTALFDVDYQKLVSRADLMYEQPASRSEAGQPVGNGRMGSLVWTTPSQVSMQINRVDVFASNSASNNFFERNTDYCGGTGYVDLDFGEPVFEGKDFRQQLSCYDGVSTVSGKAVQAKVLAWNEADVMAVNVKDNRSTALPLLVHLRMLRMPVSLRGNHSAVSTIETAGDRIVLKQVFKEDDYYCSSAVVIGLAGATATAEKTTASAVRLNIAPGTPQTTVFIASAASFDSTADVTAAAMRKLDAAQQKGFEGIYASNKKWWAGFWQQSFVHLNSTDGVADEIEKNYTYFLYVMGSSSRGDFPTKFNGMLWTTGGDARQWGGAFWGANQSCYYEALYPTNHLELMDPMFRMYSNAYPSFEKAAAQQWGSKGIFIPETVGFDGVPALPDDIAAEMRELYLIRKPWEQRSKKFMDYAFAKQPFLSRWNWKHIGTWKNGLWEYTERGDGPYGPVNHIFSRGAKIAYQYWQKYEYTKDLNWLREKAYPMLKGMAEFYRNFPNVKKEKDGKYHIRHVNDNESIWGGHNTVEEISSMMGIFPVVIKAAELLNTDAELLPVWKEFLAHLSPLATTKDYPDMAQQPEAWVGSLQPTSPIRGNGKRLPDGNTMPVWFFDLCNPGGDPSMLTIANNTFDGYFRHTSPEQTFPHVLSKIPAAAAVLGRAAAVRFLIPNQLKGAARNPVLENRMDLSEGFYTTNIQRIGRASDALHLALCQSAPPAPGEDPVIRVFPAWPKDWDAQFSLLSRGGFITSAVIRNGTVVFVELVSKAGATCRLQNPWPGKTVQIYKNGKKFRTAKGNLLVFPTTAADRFVIALPGAGPEQLRQKVM; encoded by the coding sequence ATGAGAAAAGTAAGTGCAATCATTACCGGCCTGTTTTTTATTTTGTCAGCCAGCGGCCAGGCAGTAAAACCCGCGGGCACCGCTTTGTTTGATGTGGATTACCAGAAGCTGGTTTCAAGAGCCGACCTTATGTATGAACAGCCGGCATCACGCAGTGAAGCCGGACAGCCGGTGGGCAACGGACGTATGGGCAGCCTGGTATGGACCACTCCTTCGCAGGTCAGCATGCAGATCAACCGGGTGGATGTATTTGCCAGCAACTCTGCCTCTAATAATTTTTTTGAACGGAACACGGATTATTGCGGCGGTACCGGTTATGTGGACCTGGATTTTGGGGAGCCGGTATTTGAAGGGAAGGACTTCCGGCAGCAGCTGTCCTGTTACGATGGGGTTTCAACCGTATCCGGCAAAGCCGTACAGGCAAAAGTGCTGGCCTGGAATGAAGCGGATGTGATGGCCGTAAATGTAAAGGATAACCGCAGTACCGCGCTTCCGTTGCTGGTGCATCTGCGCATGCTGCGGATGCCGGTCTCGCTGCGGGGCAACCACTCAGCCGTTTCCACGATCGAAACAGCGGGCGACCGTATTGTATTGAAACAGGTGTTTAAGGAAGACGATTATTATTGCAGTTCGGCGGTGGTCATCGGACTTGCCGGTGCTACCGCCACTGCGGAAAAAACAACGGCTTCAGCCGTGCGGCTGAACATTGCACCGGGAACGCCACAGACCACGGTGTTTATTGCAAGTGCCGCTTCTTTCGATTCAACCGCTGACGTAACGGCTGCTGCAATGCGTAAACTGGATGCGGCACAGCAAAAGGGTTTTGAAGGGATCTATGCTTCCAATAAAAAATGGTGGGCCGGTTTCTGGCAGCAATCCTTTGTGCATCTGAACAGCACAGATGGAGTGGCGGATGAGATTGAAAAGAATTATACCTATTTCCTTTATGTGATGGGGTCGAGTTCTAGGGGCGACTTTCCTACAAAATTCAATGGCATGCTGTGGACCACGGGTGGTGATGCACGCCAGTGGGGCGGGGCCTTCTGGGGCGCCAACCAGAGCTGTTATTATGAAGCGTTGTATCCGACCAATCACCTGGAGCTGATGGATCCGATGTTCAGGATGTACAGCAATGCATATCCTTCTTTTGAGAAAGCCGCTGCCCAGCAATGGGGTTCAAAAGGGATCTTTATTCCCGAAACCGTGGGCTTTGACGGAGTGCCTGCACTACCTGATGACATTGCGGCAGAGATGCGCGAGCTCTACCTGATCCGCAAGCCCTGGGAGCAGCGCTCGAAAAAATTTATGGACTATGCATTTGCCAAACAACCCTTCCTCAGCCGGTGGAACTGGAAACACATCGGCACATGGAAAAACGGGTTATGGGAGTATACGGAACGGGGCGACGGGCCCTATGGTCCGGTGAATCATATCTTCTCGCGTGGCGCCAAGATCGCTTACCAGTACTGGCAAAAGTATGAGTATACAAAAGATCTCAACTGGCTGCGGGAGAAGGCTTATCCGATGCTAAAAGGGATGGCGGAATTCTACCGCAATTTTCCGAACGTGAAAAAAGAAAAAGACGGGAAGTACCACATCCGGCACGTGAATGATAACGAGTCCATCTGGGGCGGACACAATACCGTGGAAGAAATCTCCTCTATGATGGGTATTTTCCCGGTGGTGATCAAAGCGGCTGAATTATTAAATACCGATGCGGAGCTGCTCCCGGTGTGGAAGGAATTCCTGGCCCATCTTTCGCCCCTGGCTACAACAAAGGACTATCCGGATATGGCTCAGCAACCGGAGGCCTGGGTAGGCTCATTACAACCCACCAGCCCCATACGCGGAAACGGGAAACGCCTGCCGGATGGTAATACCATGCCCGTATGGTTCTTTGATCTTTGTAACCCGGGTGGCGATCCTTCGATGCTTACCATTGCCAACAATACCTTCGACGGGTATTTCCGGCATACATCGCCGGAGCAGACTTTCCCGCATGTATTATCAAAGATCCCGGCCGCAGCGGCGGTGCTTGGCAGGGCCGCTGCCGTCCGCTTTTTAATTCCCAACCAGCTCAAAGGTGCGGCGCGCAATCCCGTGCTTGAGAACCGTATGGACCTGAGCGAAGGTTTTTATACCACCAATATCCAGCGCATCGGCCGGGCATCGGATGCCTTGCACCTGGCCCTGTGCCAGAGCGCTCCACCTGCTCCGGGCGAAGACCCTGTAATCCGGGTGTTTCCGGCCTGGCCAAAGGATTGGGATGCACAGTTCAGTTTACTGAGCAGGGGTGGCTTTATCACTTCCGCTGTCATTCGCAACGGGACGGTCGTATTTGTGGAGCTGGTTTCAAAAGCAGGGGCCACCTGCCGGCTGCAAAATCCCTGGCCGGGAAAAACGGTACAGATCTATAAGAACGGTAAAAAATTCCGGACAGCAAAAGGGAACCTGCTCGTTTTTCCGACAACGGCTGCCGACCGGTTTGTAATAGCATTGCCGGGTGCAGGGCCGGAGCAGCTGCGGCAAAAAGTGATGTGA
- a CDS encoding SGNH/GDSL hydrolase family protein: protein MNYKLGLLLVAAGICLHSSAQVITDQKEVTWKGFKRVMFKLNGNEAWYTVPRAPQAGRPWVWRAYFPEWHTEMDSILLSKGVYIAYINASDRYGHSSAMNRWDDLYTYLTTQQHFEPRPALEAVSRGGLYAYGWAKRNPSKVSCIYAEAPVCDFTSWPAGKGKGKGAPGEWKQLLNVYGLTETQALQYADQPKDNLEALAAYKVPIVHVIGLQDKIVPAEENTLVLVQNYIRNGGPATVIPMTRGKQELEGHHFPIENVEALAGFVYEKVLRQPQPLPAADFIHPYGKLDNLLYRIRHKETVTVAFLGGSITNMTGWRNKEEQYLAERYPETRFRFLNAGIPSLGSLPHAFRLQKDVLDQGRIDLLFIEAAVNDRVNGTPEIRQRRALEGIVRHALSANPAMDIVLMGFADEFKLADLQAGNIPPEITVHETVARHYGLPFINLAAEVSARIAHKEFTWDADFKNLHPAPFGQALYFNSIKTLLQMQLSGETPEAVVPKKIPGPMDPLNYAGGRYVPAKEASIQKGFVLHPSWQPSDGVGTRPGFVNVPVLEGTAAGAQTSLAFQGSSVGIAVVSGPDAGTIRYSIDGGPEQTVDLYTQWSSGLHLPWYLLLGDGLKKGRHRLNLTIADQQDPQSKGHAVRIVYFLVNGK from the coding sequence ATGAACTATAAACTAGGATTGTTGTTGGTTGCAGCCGGGATCTGCCTCCACAGCAGTGCGCAGGTTATTACGGATCAGAAAGAAGTTACCTGGAAAGGATTTAAACGGGTAATGTTTAAACTGAACGGCAATGAGGCCTGGTATACGGTGCCCCGTGCCCCGCAGGCCGGACGGCCCTGGGTATGGCGTGCCTACTTCCCGGAATGGCATACGGAGATGGACAGTATATTACTGTCGAAAGGCGTATACATTGCCTATATCAATGCCAGCGACCGGTATGGCCATTCCAGTGCAATGAACCGCTGGGATGATCTGTACACCTATCTTACCACGCAACAGCATTTCGAGCCACGGCCAGCGCTGGAGGCGGTAAGTCGCGGTGGATTGTATGCCTATGGCTGGGCCAAGAGGAACCCCTCAAAAGTAAGCTGCATCTATGCAGAGGCGCCGGTCTGTGATTTTACCAGCTGGCCGGCCGGAAAAGGAAAGGGCAAAGGCGCACCCGGCGAGTGGAAGCAGCTGCTGAACGTTTACGGATTAACAGAAACGCAGGCGCTGCAATACGCCGATCAGCCGAAAGATAACCTGGAGGCGCTGGCGGCGTACAAGGTACCCATTGTGCATGTGATCGGTTTGCAGGATAAGATCGTTCCGGCGGAAGAGAATACGTTGGTGCTGGTTCAAAACTATATACGGAACGGAGGGCCTGCAACGGTTATTCCGATGACCCGCGGAAAGCAGGAACTGGAAGGGCATCATTTCCCGATAGAAAATGTGGAAGCCCTGGCCGGGTTTGTTTATGAAAAGGTACTCCGGCAGCCGCAGCCCTTGCCCGCAGCAGATTTTATCCATCCGTACGGGAAGCTGGATAACCTGTTGTACCGCATCCGGCATAAGGAAACAGTGACCGTCGCCTTCCTGGGCGGATCCATCACCAATATGACGGGCTGGCGCAACAAGGAGGAGCAATACCTTGCCGAACGGTACCCGGAAACGCGTTTTCGTTTTTTAAACGCCGGTATTCCTTCACTGGGTAGTCTGCCTCATGCGTTCCGGTTGCAGAAGGATGTGCTGGACCAGGGAAGGATCGATCTGCTCTTTATTGAAGCAGCCGTGAACGACCGGGTGAATGGTACGCCTGAGATCCGGCAGCGGCGGGCACTGGAAGGCATTGTGCGGCATGCGCTCAGCGCCAACCCTGCCATGGATATCGTGTTGATGGGCTTTGCCGATGAGTTTAAACTGGCCGATCTTCAGGCCGGGAACATACCACCTGAAATTACGGTGCATGAAACGGTGGCACGGCATTACGGATTGCCGTTTATCAACCTGGCTGCGGAAGTAAGCGCACGAATCGCACATAAAGAATTTACCTGGGACGCTGATTTTAAAAACCTGCACCCGGCACCTTTCGGACAGGCGCTGTATTTTAATTCTATAAAGACCTTGCTGCAAATGCAGCTGAGCGGCGAAACACCGGAGGCAGTTGTTCCTAAAAAGATACCAGGACCGATGGACCCGCTGAACTATGCAGGCGGACGGTATGTTCCGGCAAAAGAAGCTTCCATACAAAAAGGATTTGTGTTGCATCCTTCCTGGCAGCCCTCAGATGGTGTGGGTACACGGCCTGGGTTTGTAAACGTACCGGTGCTGGAAGGGACGGCAGCGGGGGCGCAGACCAGCCTTGCTTTCCAGGGATCTTCCGTGGGTATTGCCGTGGTTTCTGGTCCGGATGCGGGAACGATCCGCTATTCGATCGACGGCGGACCGGAGCAGACGGTGGACCTTTATACCCAATGGAGCAGCGGGTTGCACCTGCCCTGGTACCTGCTGCTGGGCGACGGGTTAAAAAAAGGACGGCACCGCCTGAACCTTACCATCGCGGATCAGCAGGACCCGCAATCAAAAGGCCATGCGGTAAGGATCGTTTATTTCCTGGTGAATGGTAAGTAG
- a CDS encoding alpha-L-fucosidase: MKLRLTALALVISYCCHAQQGMEEMWDKSSVAKEHPNIQWFKEAKFGLFIHWGLYSQLAGTWEGKNYYGSGEWIMHQAKIPVSRYRKVAESFNPVNFNADEWAQLAKNAGIKYMVITAKHHEGFSMFDSKVTGFDIVDATPYKKDPMKALAAATRKRGIQFGFYYSQFQDWYEPNGGRNTWDFDESKKDYQQYYRQKAIPQLKELLSNYGPLGIVWFDTPGGMTKEQTQAFVNELRVLQPKSLFSSRVGQGLGDYKDFGDSEVPPVPIKGAWESIYTHNDSWGYIAHDMNFKSAHEIIRLLSNVASKGGNLMLNVGPDGKGNIPYYSVKYLKETGAWLQKNGESIYATTAGWVPAQPWGVTTSKPGKLFLHVWQRPENGQLLVPGFSNTVTKVYALTDKKALPFQKKDGDLLVNMTSLTEEHTPDKVLVVEYRGTPPAYNAAAPVTVSAQYAVNPVDAVFAKTSGASKIESLTYSHYFGDWKHTTCVTGMQSPEDAVAFTVRITEPGDYKLILEYACPPESAKQEGRLEVEGQTYMFRTLRTSEFDKSAPLLFIKHPVTIFTAKRPGVYTITVSPYRQGKELFKLKGVIAEPLK, translated from the coding sequence ATGAAATTACGTTTAACAGCGCTTGCTTTAGTGATATCCTATTGCTGCCACGCGCAGCAGGGGATGGAAGAAATGTGGGACAAGTCGTCCGTAGCCAAAGAGCATCCGAATATTCAATGGTTCAAAGAAGCCAAATTTGGGTTGTTCATCCACTGGGGATTGTACTCCCAGCTGGCCGGCACCTGGGAGGGCAAGAACTATTATGGCAGCGGGGAATGGATCATGCACCAGGCAAAGATACCCGTAAGCCGGTACCGCAAGGTAGCCGAAAGCTTCAACCCCGTAAATTTTAATGCCGATGAATGGGCGCAGCTGGCAAAGAATGCAGGTATTAAATACATGGTGATCACGGCCAAGCACCATGAAGGGTTTTCCATGTTTGATTCCAAAGTAACCGGTTTTGATATTGTGGATGCAACACCCTATAAAAAAGACCCCATGAAGGCGCTGGCGGCAGCCACAAGAAAAAGAGGCATACAATTCGGTTTTTATTATTCGCAGTTCCAGGATTGGTATGAACCCAATGGCGGAAGGAATACCTGGGATTTTGATGAGTCGAAAAAAGACTACCAGCAATATTACCGGCAGAAAGCTATTCCGCAGCTGAAAGAACTGCTCAGCAATTATGGTCCGCTGGGCATTGTGTGGTTTGATACGCCGGGCGGCATGACCAAAGAACAGACGCAGGCCTTTGTGAACGAGCTGCGGGTATTGCAGCCCAAAAGCCTTTTCAGCAGCCGGGTGGGACAGGGCCTGGGCGATTATAAGGATTTCGGAGATTCGGAAGTGCCGCCGGTGCCAATTAAAGGCGCCTGGGAGTCGATCTATACCCATAATGATTCCTGGGGCTATATCGCACACGATATGAATTTTAAATCGGCGCATGAGATCATCCGGCTGTTGTCCAACGTGGCCTCCAAGGGCGGCAACCTGATGCTGAATGTAGGCCCCGATGGCAAGGGCAATATCCCTTATTACTCGGTAAAATATCTGAAAGAAACCGGCGCCTGGCTGCAAAAAAATGGCGAAAGCATCTATGCCACCACGGCCGGCTGGGTACCGGCACAGCCCTGGGGTGTGACCACTTCCAAACCAGGCAAACTGTTCCTGCATGTATGGCAGCGCCCGGAGAATGGTCAGCTGCTGGTGCCGGGTTTTTCCAACACGGTTACCAAAGTATATGCGCTGACAGATAAAAAAGCGCTGCCGTTTCAAAAAAAGGACGGCGACCTGCTTGTTAACATGACGTCTCTTACGGAAGAACATACACCGGATAAAGTACTGGTGGTGGAATACCGGGGCACCCCGCCGGCGTATAATGCAGCGGCACCGGTTACCGTTTCGGCACAGTATGCCGTTAACCCGGTGGATGCGGTATTTGCAAAAACAAGCGGTGCTTCAAAGATCGAGTCACTCACCTACAGTCATTATTTTGGTGATTGGAAACATACGACCTGCGTTACTGGCATGCAGTCGCCGGAAGATGCGGTGGCATTCACGGTACGGATTACAGAGCCCGGCGATTATAAGCTGATACTGGAGTATGCCTGTCCGCCAGAAAGCGCCAAACAGGAAGGCCGCCTGGAAGTGGAGGGACAAACATATATGTTCCGCACCTTACGGACCTCGGAGTTTGACAAGTCGGCGCCGCTGTTGTTTATCAAACATCCGGTCACTATTTTCACAGCAAAGCGTCCGGGTGTGTATACCATTACGGTTAGCCCTTACCGGCAGGGAAAGGAGTTGTTTAAACTGAAGGGCGTCATCGCAGAACCGCTGAAGTAA
- a CDS encoding sialate O-acetylesterase, which yields MKGNCIFYLLFCLCISSNINAAVKLPAVITDHMVLQQQTTVALWGWADAGERIAIRCSWNSQPVTITAAADGRWQAKVKTTAAGGPYTITFSGTNTIEVQDVLLGEVWLCSGQSNMEFPLAKQKAWRTGVTDYEQEVAKATDPRLRLFTVQQQVAGTPQQDVQGSWMACTPESAATFSAVAYYFGKELREATGVPVGLIHSSWGGTPAESWTRKEVLDGDPALRAILHRYETAVKTYPEDVAKYQKELDQWLRDSAAHLEKLPKKPTHPVEPEKNSKSPTKLYNAMIHPFIPFTLKGVIWYQGESNAVRAWQYRNLFPAMIRSWRKEWKAEFPFYFVQIAPHHQQNPEIREAQLLTYKTVPRTGMAVITDAGDSLDIHPRNKAVVGHRLALWALAKTYGKSDRVYSGPLYQSSAKEGNKIRIRFSFADGGLVAKDGTLTGFTIAGADRLFVSATAVIEGNTIVVSGSGITAPVAVRFGWTTVPHAVLYNKAGLPASPFRTDDWPGETFNKN from the coding sequence ATGAAAGGGAATTGTATTTTTTATTTATTATTCTGCTTATGCATCAGCAGCAATATAAATGCCGCTGTAAAGCTTCCCGCTGTTATTACGGATCATATGGTATTGCAGCAACAAACAACCGTGGCCTTATGGGGCTGGGCGGATGCAGGCGAACGCATTGCCATCCGGTGCAGCTGGAACTCGCAGCCGGTAACGATTACAGCCGCCGCCGATGGCCGCTGGCAGGCAAAAGTTAAAACCACTGCGGCAGGCGGGCCTTATACCATCACCTTTAGCGGAACAAATACGATTGAAGTACAGGATGTGCTGCTGGGCGAAGTATGGCTTTGCTCCGGGCAGTCGAATATGGAATTTCCGCTGGCAAAACAAAAAGCCTGGCGTACCGGTGTAACGGATTACGAACAGGAAGTGGCAAAGGCCACCGACCCCCGGCTGCGCCTTTTTACCGTGCAGCAGCAGGTTGCGGGAACACCGCAACAGGATGTACAGGGAAGCTGGATGGCCTGCACACCGGAGAGCGCCGCCACCTTTTCTGCCGTGGCCTATTATTTTGGTAAAGAGCTCCGCGAAGCCACCGGTGTGCCGGTAGGGTTGATCCATTCTTCCTGGGGCGGAACACCCGCAGAGTCCTGGACCCGGAAGGAAGTGCTGGATGGCGATCCTGCGCTTCGTGCCATCCTCCATCGGTATGAAACGGCGGTGAAGACATATCCGGAAGATGTGGCTAAGTATCAAAAAGAATTGGATCAATGGCTCAGAGATTCGGCCGCGCATTTGGAAAAACTTCCTAAAAAACCGACGCACCCTGTTGAGCCGGAAAAGAATTCCAAGTCTCCCACAAAACTGTACAACGCCATGATCCATCCCTTTATCCCGTTCACCTTAAAAGGAGTGATCTGGTACCAGGGAGAATCCAATGCCGTGAGGGCCTGGCAGTACCGCAACCTGTTCCCGGCAATGATCCGCAGCTGGCGGAAGGAATGGAAGGCGGAATTTCCGTTCTACTTTGTTCAGATCGCACCGCATCACCAGCAAAACCCCGAGATCCGCGAAGCACAATTGCTGACATATAAAACCGTGCCCCGCACCGGGATGGCGGTGATCACGGACGCAGGCGATTCGCTCGATATTCATCCGCGGAATAAAGCCGTGGTAGGCCACCGGCTGGCCTTATGGGCGCTGGCAAAAACCTACGGTAAATCGGACCGGGTGTATTCCGGTCCGCTGTATCAGTCTTCAGCAAAGGAAGGCAATAAAATACGGATCCGTTTTTCATTTGCCGATGGCGGATTGGTTGCAAAAGACGGCACCCTGACCGGCTTTACCATTGCCGGGGCAGACCGGCTGTTTGTGTCGGCAACAGCAGTGATTGAAGGGAATACGATTGTGGTATCCGGCAGCGGCATAACAGCGCCGGTTGCCGTACGTTTTGGCTGGACCACCGTTCCGCATGCGGTGTTGTATAATAAAGCCGGACTGCCCGCATCGCCCTTCCGTACGGACGACTGGCCCGGCGAAACCTTTAATAAAAATTAA
- a CDS encoding glycoside hydrolase family 88/105 protein, with protein sequence MKRNLALFTALMLGISSTANAQSAKTTAAFKNWPAGSSPKEIGNIIANRFIATPHTNFNRPGPPKVITYPETCTWYGALTFAKVTGNKTLTKQLAARFEPLLNNRDTLVPVPDHVDYTVFGSVPFELYMQTKDARYLKLGKHFADKQWGPPEGKRVTAESHRFYNKGLSWQTRLWIDDMFMITAVQSQAYRATGDRNYINKAANEMVFYLDSLQQPNGLFYHAPDVPYFWGRGDGWMAVGMSELLHSLPKDNPNRPRIMEGYKKMMATLLKYQAEDGMWRQLIDDPTSWKETSCTGMFTCAFITGVKEGWLAAEVYGPAARKAWLSLIKYINADGDITDVCEGTNKKNDHQYYLDRKRNTGDLHGQAPLLWCATALLR encoded by the coding sequence ATGAAACGAAACCTTGCATTATTTACAGCCCTTATGTTGGGAATAAGCAGTACTGCTAACGCCCAATCTGCAAAAACAACGGCCGCTTTTAAAAACTGGCCCGCCGGCAGCTCCCCAAAGGAGATCGGTAATATTATTGCCAACCGGTTTATTGCCACACCGCATACCAATTTTAACCGCCCCGGTCCGCCGAAGGTGATCACCTATCCGGAAACCTGTACCTGGTACGGCGCGCTCACCTTTGCAAAGGTGACGGGGAACAAGACCCTTACAAAGCAGCTAGCCGCCCGCTTTGAACCCCTGCTGAACAACCGGGATACACTGGTGCCTGTACCCGATCATGTGGACTATACCGTATTCGGATCCGTGCCGTTTGAACTGTACATGCAAACAAAGGATGCACGTTACCTGAAGCTGGGGAAACATTTTGCAGACAAACAGTGGGGCCCTCCGGAAGGAAAAAGGGTCACTGCCGAATCGCACCGTTTTTATAACAAAGGCCTCAGCTGGCAAACGCGCTTATGGATCGATGATATGTTTATGATCACGGCCGTACAGTCGCAGGCTTACCGTGCTACGGGCGATCGTAACTATATCAACAAGGCGGCTAATGAAATGGTGTTTTACCTGGATTCATTACAACAGCCGAACGGATTGTTCTACCATGCGCCGGACGTGCCTTATTTCTGGGGCCGGGGAGATGGCTGGATGGCCGTGGGGATGAGCGAACTGTTGCATTCACTGCCTAAAGACAATCCCAACCGGCCGCGGATCATGGAAGGGTATAAAAAAATGATGGCTACCCTGCTGAAGTACCAGGCAGAGGATGGTATGTGGCGGCAGCTGATCGATGATCCCACATCCTGGAAAGAAACTTCCTGCACGGGCATGTTCACCTGTGCATTCATCACCGGTGTAAAAGAAGGCTGGCTGGCTGCGGAAGTGTACGGGCCTGCTGCCCGGAAAGCCTGGCTGTCGCTGATCAAATACATCAATGCCGATGGCGATATTACCGATGTATGTGAGGGCACCAATAAAAAGAACGATCATCAGTATTACCTCGACAGGAAAAGGAATACCGGTGACCTGCACGGACAGGCACCCCTTCTGTGGTGCGCCACTGCTTTGCTGCGATAA
- a CDS encoding helix-turn-helix domain-containing protein, with protein sequence MTKLGEYLAAKSVNKSEVARRTGLSKARVNQLTLNDTTKLRADELYLIALAIDVKPIELLEYVCKGVKLVGQQ encoded by the coding sequence ATGACCAAGTTAGGAGAATATTTAGCCGCTAAATCGGTCAATAAATCTGAAGTAGCAAGAAGAACTGGCCTGAGCAAAGCACGGGTTAACCAGCTTACTTTAAATGATACCACCAAACTTAGAGCCGATGAACTTTATTTGATTGCTTTGGCAATTGATGTGAAGCCAATTGAATTGTTGGAGTATGTGTGTAAGGGGGTGAAGCTAGTGGGGCAGCAATAG
- a CDS encoding DUF4062 domain-containing protein, whose translation MNRLKVFVSSTCYDLSQLRTDLQEFINDAGHTSILSEYNNFPVNPQLSTIENCIKSVKDNADILILIVGNRYGSMLDNGKSITNTEFLTAQEKGIPVYCFIEKRTLHALDFWRDNKDGNFDSFVDNKKIFEFVENIRNDSKIWTFEFERAQDIIATLKAQFSYLFKNSLRIKSIFENQIPEYFKLSLSNQALKILIEKPDYYEYAFFIQTWVDEIEKKRDFYNNIKYALLHEPKHYVHTLKEIPTWAQERLASLLNISSSLNNLINVALPEFINEPGIPSDLRGLNYVSRTYANMFERFVIWKIDTNSTILIEKHQKISKSLSNMAKNLINEVWDAPFQSFKAFSEAAKRYSKGERNIQVVANLKLTLDPDEMKNLENDIEALKIDFERDI comes from the coding sequence ATGAACAGATTAAAAGTATTTGTAAGCTCCACTTGCTACGACCTGTCACAACTTAGAACAGATCTACAAGAATTTATAAATGATGCAGGTCACACATCAATTTTATCCGAGTACAACAATTTCCCTGTAAATCCTCAGCTAAGCACTATAGAAAACTGCATCAAAAGTGTAAAAGACAATGCAGACATCTTGATTCTTATTGTAGGCAATCGATACGGCAGTATGCTTGATAATGGCAAATCAATTACTAATACTGAATTTCTAACAGCACAAGAGAAGGGTATACCTGTTTATTGCTTCATAGAAAAAAGAACATTACATGCATTGGATTTTTGGAGAGATAATAAAGATGGAAATTTTGATAGCTTTGTCGACAATAAAAAGATCTTTGAATTTGTAGAAAACATCAGAAATGATTCCAAAATCTGGACATTTGAGTTTGAAAGAGCACAGGATATAATCGCAACCTTAAAAGCTCAGTTTTCTTATCTGTTTAAAAATTCATTAAGAATAAAAAGCATTTTCGAAAATCAAATTCCTGAATATTTTAAATTAAGCTTATCCAATCAAGCCTTAAAAATATTAATAGAAAAACCAGATTATTACGAATACGCTTTTTTCATACAAACATGGGTTGACGAAATTGAAAAAAAGAGAGATTTTTATAACAATATAAAGTATGCCTTGTTACATGAGCCCAAGCATTACGTCCACACTTTAAAAGAAATCCCAACTTGGGCACAAGAACGATTAGCAAGCTTACTGAATATTTCATCATCGTTAAATAATTTAATTAACGTTGCATTACCCGAATTTATCAATGAACCAGGAATCCCCTCAGATTTAAGGGGGTTAAATTATGTTTCTAGAACATATGCCAACATGTTTGAAAGATTTGTTATTTGGAAGATAGACACTAATAGCACTATCCTCATAGAAAAGCATCAAAAAATATCAAAATCTTTATCAAACATGGCAAAGAATTTAATTAATGAAGTATGGGATGCACCTTTTCAATCTTTTAAAGCTTTCAGTGAGGCCGCTAAGCGATATTCCAAGGGTGAAAGAAACATACAAGTTGTTGCAAATTTAAAATTGACACTAGACCCAGATGAAATGAAGAATCTTGAAAATGACATTGAAGCTCTTAAAATTGATTTCGAAAGGGATATTTGA